The DNA window TTGTAAGGTGTATTTCCTTTGAGACAAAAATAGACCAGTCTTGGCTCGGGCAATCTCAAAGCCAAGGAAATATTTGAGGGGACCCAAAGTTTTTAGTCTAAATCTGGCTTGTAGAGAATCTTGTAAAGCATGAAGAGTGTCAATGTTGGGTCCGGCTATGATAATATCGTCTACATAGACTAAGAGAGCAATAAAGGTTTTATGTGATCCCTTTGTGAAGAGCGTGTAGTCAGCTTGGCATTGAGTAAAGCCTTCTTGTAAGAGAGCGTCAGTGAGCTTTTTATACCATTGCTGCGAGGATTGGCGAAGACCATAAATCGATTTGTGTAGCTTGCAGGCAAGGTTGTTCCCTCTGACAGAAGATGGAAGTGTGAGTCCGGGTGGAATTTCCATATAAACTTTCTCTTCTAAATCACCATTTAGAAATGCGTTGTTGATGTCGAGTTGTAATGTGTGCCATTGTTTGATGGTGACAATGGCCAAGAGAAGCTTGAAGGTAACCATTTTGGCTACGGGGGAGAAGGTGTCGAAGAAGTCCAATCCTTCTTGTTGTGTGTAACCTTGAGCGACTAATCGAGCTTTGAGACGCTCCACACTAACATCActgttgtattttattttatagaccCATCGACACCCGATTGCTCGTTTACCAGGAGGAAGTGGTACTACTGTCCAAGTATTGTTGGTAATTAGTGCTAAGAGTTCATCATCCATTGCTTGTAACCATCGTTTGAATTGGATCGCTTGCTTGTAGCTTTGAGGTTCAAATTCGGCTGTAACTGCAAGGATAAATGCCTTGTAAGTTTTTGAAAGTTTAGAGTatgaaataaattttgaaattggatAAGCAGTATTGGATTTATCCTGTAACAAATTATAGCATTCAAAATCTTGTAGACAGCTAGGTTGTTTGGAAACTCTTGTAGATCTTCTTGGTAAAGTAGGAGGTTGAGATGGTGAATTTGGTTGTTGCTGAATTGGAGCAGGATCTGCAATATAGTCCTGCTGGTTTGAAGTTGCAGGTTGTTCTGTAGCAGATCGTTCCTGAGCAGGATCAAGTTCATCCTGCAAAAACGAGTTAGGAGAAATAGTGCTTGTTTCTAGTGTGTGATAATCCGTGATGTGTGTGCGAGTAACATGTGAAGTAGGAAGAACAAGGGGTGAGAAGGGATCAATTGTATGAGGGGTAGTATTAAGTTTGTGAAATGGATATACATTTTCGTGAAAAATCACATTTCTTGAAACAAATATTTGTTGAGTGTTTAAGTCATACAATTTATACCCTTTGATACCTCGCGGATAGCCAAGAAAAACACATGTTCTTGCTCTTGGTTCGAATTTGGTTCGGTGTGCAATGATAGTAGAAGCAAAGGCCAAACATCCAAAACATTTGAGATCATTATAATCGGGTTTCTTACCAAATAAGATCTCATAAGGCGTTCGCTTTTGTAAGTTTGGTGTAGGCGTTCGATTAATCAAGAAGACTGCTGTTAATAAGCACTCAGTTCAGTATTTGATAGGGACTTTGGACTGGAAAAATAAAGATCTAGCAACATTAAGGAGGTGCTGATGCTTTCGCTCAGCCACAGCGTTTTGTTTGAGGGTTTCAATGCATGTATAATCATGCAATATCCCATGTTTAGCAAACAAGTCTTTGAAAGTAAGTTCAGGGGCATTATCAGACCTGAATCGCTTAAAAATGCAATTGTATTGCGTTTGCAAATAAGAAATAAACTCTGGTATTATCGAAAGCACATCCGATTTGTGTTTGAGAAGATAAACCCAAGTGAATCTTGAGTGGTCATCAACTAAAGTCAAAAAATATCTGTGGTTAGTGTGAGAAGCAACATGATAAGGGCCCCAAATATCACAGTGTATAAGATCAAAACAATGAGAAGTAAAGTTTGCATTATTAGGAAAGGAGAGCCTTCTTTGTTTAGCTAAAGGACAAATGTAACAAGGCTCATTATTATGAAAATTCTTAGTATTACAATGCAAAGTATCTTGAAGTAAATCTAAGTGTTTATTTGATAAATGTCCTAATCGTTTGTGCCAAACTTCAGCAGAGGTGAAGGCATTGATGGAAACGTTATTGATATCCAAAACATAGAGACCATTATCCCAATCACCTTTGCCAATCATCTTCTTGGTTTGTGATTCCTGTATGTAAAATTAATCAGCATAGAACTTAATAGAATGGTTATCATCTTGGGTTAAACAGCTGACAGAAATaatgttaaatttaaaaaaaggaaCATACAACACATCACGAAGAGTCATATGTTTGCCAAGACAAACATTACCACTCTTATTCACAATCAGATGTTCATTATTAGGTAAAAACAGTTTGGTTGGTTGAATAGGATGAAGACTTTGGAAAGATTTTATATCAGCGCATATGTGTCTATTTGCACCAGAGTCAATGATCCACGAATTAGCTTCAGGTAAAAGAGAGTAGTTTGTCAAGATCATACCTGACTTACCTGTCGACGGTCCTGGATCAGTGGGGTGCTGACTGCAATTCTCGGCAGCAAGAAGACTCAGCAATTGCTGATATTGAGTTAGAGTTAATTTGGGCAACACAACATTGTTTTCATTGGTACTGGAACCGGTCTCATTTGCAGTGTGGAATTGATTTGCTGCTGCATCTTTCAACTTACTAGTTTTGTTGTATCCCGGTGGATAACCGTGTATTTTGTAGCACTTTTCTATTGTATGACCATGCATGTTGCAGTGTGTGCAAAAGGGCCTGCCACGTTTTGGTGCTTGGTTCTTCGAACCATCTGGTTTTCCTGCATTCTTTTCTCCTTGAAAAGAAAATGCCATATTTCCATTTGGATCCGAAGACACATTTTGTCCTCCCCTTTGATTTTCTTCCTGAGAAACCAAGTGAAAGACTCTATTAATTTCAGGTAAAGGGTCCATGACAAGGATATTACCTCTGACTTGGGCGTAAAAATCAGATAGCCCCATGAGAAACGACATGATGTACTCCATGTTATAATGGTCTTGCAACTTCTTGACTCCACCACATGAGCATCCATTACAAGTGCAGCTAGGCCTGAAATTGGTTAATTGTTCCCAAACAGTTTTCAGTTTAGTGAAGTACATGCTCACGGTTTGACTTTCTTGTTTCAAGTTCATCAAGTTTTTCTGAGGTTATAGATATGAGCACCATTTCTTTGTTGGAATCTCACTTTGAGATCGTTCCAAATAGCGGAGGCCGATTCATCATACAAAATACTAGAAGAAATTTCCTTAGAAACCGAGTTAATGATCCAAGAAATCACAATGTTGTTATTTCGAATCCAAGCATTGTAAAGAACATGATTAGAAATAGGGGGTTTAGAGATAGAACCGTTCAAGAAGCCAAGCTTGTTCTTGACAGAAATGGCTAACTCCATCGCACGAATCCAAGCAACATAGTTGTCTTGACCAGTCAGCAGCTGAGATACCAATATATTTCCAGGATTATCACCATGATGCAGAAAATATGGATCTAAGGGGTCTTCAATTTGACTTCTTGATCTGGTCAGTTGAGTGTTGCCTCCTACATCGGCCAATTGACTTTGATTTTCGCCATTGTTGGACTGGATTGAGGTTCCATCATCGGTTCTCGTTTCTTGGTCATTATTCGACATGATAGGAGAATAAGAGAAGaacagaaaagaagaagaaagatgaaTGTCGATGAAGAATTCACGTAAGAAAGGAATTCATCAATGCAGATGGTGATCTTTGCCGGAGAAGAAGAGATCGAACACGGCGAGAAGAAGCTGAGTGAAATCAAAATCGAAAGGAAGCATTTCttccttgctctgataccatattgcggAAGAGACAATGTAACATGAAAAGAGTTTATTTGATTGAATTGAATGAATACATTAAAGAGAAGTAAAGTGTATATATACACAGCTAAAGGTCGGTCAAAGAAGTCCCACCGAAATAATAGGACAACCACAACTAATCTAACTACCCAAACTAAGGGACAACTAACAACCTAAACTAATATAACTGCCTCAACTAACTCAACACTAATAACAAGGCTAAGTGTTGTATAGGCAGAAACAGAggacaaacagaagacatataaTTCTtgttagaaataaaataataaataaataataattaccataattatatgtcaaaatatcccaaattaagcaatattcaaatttctacaaaaatatctaagttatttaaatatttaagatatgatttgtaaatttccaataagaaagaaaatgatatgtatagaaaaatataatttttaaaattataatttataaataattaaatatttaacaaaataacaaattttgaatttgaaaatattatagtaagtgtatctataaaaatatctatgttaatttcaaacttattaattatttaattggtgatataagataattttaatataatattttaaataaaaagacaagggtatcttttaatttaaaatatgttaaatatcaaaatatttaatcttataattaaataatatataaatattaaagaagttaacaaatttttaaatcttaccataattggaaatatttaaaattagaaatatttcaaaaaagaatatttaaaattggaagaatttaaaattggaaaaattaaattttgggaaacaatctcaAAAGtcggatttttggggaaatATCACACAAAATCGCAATGGTGGGTTGGCTGCCAGGAGGGTGCACCTGCAGCCCCAAACACACGCGGAAGGGAGGCTTTGCAGGGTCAGGCGCTGAGTTTTCTCGGTAGGTGCAAAATCCGTGTGGGCGGAGGTGCAGGGTGCGTGACCGATGCTTACGCGCGCGGATGCCTGGCTTGTTCGAGTGCCTGGTGCACtcgatgcacccactcgacagccatggctcccaaatttcaaaaattcataacttttccaatttttatcggaatcgagttccgtaaaaacaaaaattgcttaatttttcacaaggaatccaaataaaatatttttagtaaaatCCCACTTCTGTTTATCTCAGTGCCCTATTTGCCTATGACCAAGTGCCAGGTCAACTCCTATTACTATGTCACTCAAAATGTAATTAAATGGCATTTCCACGTGTGCAACTGAATgcagattggaaccattgtttTTTCCAGTCGACACCCACGACATTCATTCCTCACCATTGAACTCTCCTCAATTTCTTCTACCAAATTTCAGttcactatataaaaaaaaaaaattcttacttttagttacaacaaaatttgtgactaatgataaaaaaaattgtggctaattataaattatcattattgtgttgtgactaaaaggtctgtGGTTGAAAGTATTTGCCACAAAGGTtaacaatttattgtgactaaatgtgtttttagtcacaatatttgttgtgactaaaactaaattagtgacaacttgtgactaaaacatagtatttagttacaggttgtcactaatttagttacaacttgtaactaaatactatgttttagtcacaagtaacttttgttgtaactaaatgtcacatttaatcacaaaaaatttatgttgtaacTACAAGATTGTCACTAAAATTaagtagcagttttttgtagtaGTTAGGTGATTTTGTTGCTTGGAGTTTATGAATTTCGTTTTTGAAATTGTGTGGGATtttcttgttaaaaaaattaatttgataatGGTAGTGGTGTTATAATATTGATTACTAAAGATTTAGAAATTTGGGGTCTATTGATGTTGCGGATTGATTATTTTACTTGGGGTATTTGGAATATAACAAATGGTAATGATAAATTAATAGATTTCTTTGAtggtatttatttttcatttaagctTTAATTATAAGTGAAAATGGCTCAAAGCAAACCTGAAGCTGATGTTGGAGGAGCTTTTCAGGGAAGGAGCTATGGTAGAGAAGGGGCTATGGTCTATATGTTTCTAGGATCCATTGGAGCTGGAGCCACTCtcgggagagagagagagggagatcgGAGAGTTAGAGTTAGGGttagaagagagagaagaataagaaacaatatttaattaggccttttaattttattttatttagttttaactcatattttagtttaaaaatgccaagtaattactTTTAAAGTGACATGTTGAGCACTTATTAATGGAAAAAATAGCTCTGTTGGAGCTAGCAACGGTCAGGAGGACAAGGTCGAGGAAAATAAAATGAGAGAGGAAGAGGGAGGGTGAGCGAATTGAAAACCACGGCTGGCAGTCGAAAGAGAAGGGAGTTAGAGcgattaagagagaaaaatattttagaaaatttagggtttaatgagagagaaaaattaataaaatatgatatttcaaattaataattacaaaaaatagcataataaataccataaaattaaaaataataaaaaaccaaGCCCATAAAAAATGGGCAAACATAAAACCAtcatatttttcaaagaaagtttaaaaatagtatattaaGTGTAATTTGCTCTTTTCAAATTCAATAAAATTTGCAAAGGTAAAGATATCCAATAGGCTTGTGTTGAGCATGGACTGATGGGCTTCTGCTGCTAGAAAAGACCCAATCTATCTCACCAACTATGTCTGTCACATGTTTGTTGCCGTAAGTGTCCTTGTCTTATTTGCGTAATAGTATTCATGATTCTTATTGCCTGTCTGTTGACCATATCATGCCATTTTTCACTTTTGAACTTTTTAGGGAACTCTTCTTGTTCACGACATCCTCGCACTCAGCCCAGAGGCTCTCAAGCTCCAGGGTCATGTCTGTTATTACCTAAGACCATCGTTCGACAAGAAGAGTTCTCTAAAAAGTTCAAAAGTGAATATGGCAGGAGATGGTCTACAGAAAGGCAGTAAGACTCATGAATACTATTACGCAAATCAGATGCTTAGCTCACAcaataaaaaatcttaattttagTCCCTAcaaaagttgtgactaaaaaatttgtGGATAAAAGTATTAATCACAAATTaaaatcacaatttgttgtgactatatgtatttttagtcacaatacatgttgtgactaaaactaaattagtgacaacttgtatctaaatactatgtaTTATTATCACAAGTGACTTTTTGTTATaattaaaagtcacatttagttacaaaaatttatgttatgactaaaaagtTGACATTAAAGGTCTTTTTTTTAGCACTGTCTTAACCCATATACATAAGTagcattaatatttaataataacatccaatctgatccgatcacaattggatatccaatgtttggcggtcggttgtaattggatcggtcggttcttattggattggatcgatttatgcacaccctagtttgttgtgactaattatatatgcattttttgtcaaaaaaatttttgtgactaaaactaaattagtgacagcTTGTGTCCAACTACTATTTATTATTATCACAAGTAACTTTATGTTataactaaaagtcacatttagtcacaaaaaacttatgttatgactaaaaggTTGTCATTAGGGTTGTAcgtaaacttttgtaaactgCCCGACCCGAATGACCTGTCCAAACCAAACAGAGATAACtcgataaaaaatacaaatccATAACCCTGACCAAAATATAACGCGCCCAATCTTTATATTGGGCAGGTTTAAAATAATACCAACTCTCTCAGTCAACCTGAACTAACTCGACCAATCCGATTGAAagggtttatatatatatttatgatatatatatttatatatcatataatttatatgactatttaaaaaaatataaagttgaaaataatatatatgtttccTTATGGTGATTGATTTGAACTTTAAattcaatctatatatatttgtctTATTATTACAATCAACTAAAATGTATATAACAattgaatgtaaaaataaaaatattaaaaaaaattattagtggtcgggttactattttttttctttattggacgggtttgcacttaaatttttgtAACACGCACGATctttatattgaattgaataagaTGTATCATAAACTGACCAAACCGACCGACATACACCCTTAGTtgttattacaagtcttttttTTAGTACTGTCTTAAGCCATATACATTAGTAgcattaattattttcaaatttaaaaagtaGTAGTTTTTCAGTCTATGCTAGCTCAACATATTCTGCCACATCAAATTTATTTTGCTTcccaaattattttgatttacatggttattaaattatttatctaCTTTTCTCTAAAGTTAGTTATTTTATGTCACACGGTCAGAAGTGCTAATAAGGTTGTTATTGATTTAGTGAAACATGCTCTAaaaagtttaattaagagataatTTTTTGATTTGATATTGACTCACTTATTTACTCTATTACTGTAAACTAACTATACATAATAGCAATAATTTTCCTTaagaaaatattgatttacgggTATATGGTTCTTTTTTTCTAACAAAAAACAGTTTGACAATAGGGTCATACGtgcaaattaatattatattaggaGGAGTACTGCGGTCAATTTCTTATTACAATTTCTTAACTAGTCAACTTCTATACCTGAAAACACTAAccaaaatagtttttttgtCAATTTGTTTTTCATAAACATGTTTGTTATAGTTACAGCATCGTAACtataaatttttgaagaaattggaaaaataaatttgaaattttttaaatatgcaTGATATATAATCTGGAATAATATCAAAAACTCAATTTTCGGTACTATACATTATTCCGAATgtcttaaaaatttacaataataatattactatAACAAATACcgctattaaaaaattaaagaaaaaaaaatccgtCATGTGATTTAAATGTGGAAAGTTTATTAAGAAATtgtaataagaggttaaaattaattaatattctcAATTAGAATAAATGGATttggtattaattttttattaaaatcttAATGAAAAAATAGATCATAATGGTCTAGTTAAtgtgtttttcaaaaaaaaaaagaaaaagaaaatcttGTGGCGGTTTTAAAGTATTTATTACATTATAAATAGTTGGTAGAATTAGTGTTGAGAGACCATAGTAATTATTTTCATCACAAATAAACAAACACACAAACACACAGTATAATAGATTAGATTAGAGAGATCACCTGCATAATTATCATCTCTAACAGCAAATAATTTCAATTCAATGTaagttctcttctcttctctaccATATATATTCTATTGCTTTCTCATTGTTAATATGATCATCaccttaattatatgttaattaattaaaacttttatttgttaattatctaTATAGTTCTTGCAGATTCTTCCTTTTCAATTGTACGTGCATTCAACTTGAGATCGAATTTGCAAGTCAAGAAAATTTGGAAAATCCAAGCTAGGTATAATATTTCttcttaatttataattttttctttttcatattatatatagctTTATTATTTATTGCATGTATTAAAATTCTCTCTTAATGTATCCATGCATATTGTCTAAATCATGATTTTCTTCCTTTTCTTGCATTTCTTGTGGTTTGTTCATCAGTtcaagaaagaagaaaataaacaacAATCATATAATCTTTTCTTCTATTTCCATCcatggagattccaaacaaccaAGATGGCTTGAAAATAGAGTATCATCATGGTGTGTGCCTTGCTCGAAACCCGAAAACCGGAGTAATAGAACACCATCTTCCTATTCCTCAAGCGGAAAACGTTTTCggaaatttcttttattatgATTCCGACACCCGTGGCACTATATTTGTCATCAAGTCTGAAAAGGATTATGAAATTCTAAAACTTGGTGACCAAAATTGGAGACCTCTACAACCCGATTTCCGAAAAGGGCAACCCGTACTCAAGTTCAAAGACAAAGATAGGGAGAAATTACTCTTCTTTTACCTTGTTCGAACTCCACAACAACAAGGTACTTTTGATTTAGAGATTAGTTGTTTTGATCTACTTACTGAGAAATATGAGAAGTTGAGAAATTTCCCAAGAAATATTTTCTGTGATGTAACGAAGCTCATTCCTTTTTATTGGGAATCTGATCCTGCTATTGCTATTGGTGAATTGAGTAAGGAACATGGGCTTAGGGTTTTGGTAATGAAGAATGATTATAGTTGGAATGAACAAGTGATAGAGATCTGCTCACctttcttaaatcaacatttGATTCCGACGGGAATCATTCCTGTGGCATTTGTGAATACTCTTCTGTGGTTTAGATATAGAAAGCACAATCATCGTAACATAGAGTATTGTTATGATACTATCTTAGGTCGGGTTATGGGCTCTAAAGAAGTATGATCCATTAATATTGTTCATTAATATTGTTCATTTTTGACCTTTACGTTAATTAATTAAGTTCTTAATTctgatttttatatattattaattaataccaACTCTATAGGTCTactttttcttatttatatatgtgcATGCATGACTTGAGAATAATTAATCTTAAAATGtacataaattattaaaaaaatgcaaaaagTGAAAAGTGAAACATGACCAACATCCTTTGAAGTGATAATTCCCAGCCAAACATTATCGATGAACCCTAATAAAGATGagatcaattaattaattattcccAGTTAACCCATTAATATTGAAATAGagtaacaaaaacaaacatggattcttttttaaaaaaatatttgtaattatatgaaataattAGCTTTCTTATGACAAAATTacaatgatatatattattatttttttgtcatttttaattGGAGCTTTTACAGCACatacttaaatttttaactttttaattttttttactgtgAGGGTAAATTAAGCTTAAAATGtacataaattattaaaaaaatgcaaaaagTGAAAAGtgaaacataaaaaatattgtgttaagtttccacggttattttttagttgttctactcttgttttaattgttctatttttatttttttttttgttttacggTTGTAAAAAATTCTGTGTGACACTAattaaaattgtaaacttttgTACAAAGTCCAGTACTTTTGTAAAAACCCTTTTTAATTGGCAATGGACATAACTTAATGACATTAATTATTAGcaaattgattaattattaataaatcatgtgaaagAATTTGAAGCCAGATTCGTGAGCAAGAcaaaacgagagagagagagagagagagagagagagagagagagagagagagagagagagagagagagagagagagagagagagagagagagatggaaaTAAATTTTGCTCAATCAAAACTGATTGGCCAAGCTtgtatttataaacaaaaaactATTACAAGTTTGTTACTTCAGTAATTTAAGAAATAACAACTGTAATAACTAATTTTCGTAACAATCTATTTCTGTTACTCTATCATCCCCTCAAGTTGTACTTGTCTAGCCAAGGTGCTAACTTGTCTTTGAGGAAGTGGAATAAAGATACATGTAAATAAATCAGGTATTTGATTCACAGAGTCCAAATATCTTAC is part of the Cannabis sativa cultivar Pink pepper isolate KNU-18-1 chromosome 5, ASM2916894v1, whole genome shotgun sequence genome and encodes:
- the LOC133038568 gene encoding uncharacterized protein LOC133038568, coding for MEIPNNQDGLKIEYHHGVCLARNPKTGVIEHHLPIPQAENVFGNFFYYDSDTRGTIFVIKSEKDYEILKLGDQNWRPLQPDFRKGQPVLKFKDKDREKLLFFYLVRTPQQQGTFDLEISCFDLLTEKYEKLRNFPRNIFCDVTKLIPFYWESDPAIAIGELSKEHGLRVLVMKNDYSWNEQVIEICSPFLNQHLIPTGIIPVAFVNTLLWFRYRKHNHRNIEYCYDTILGRVMGSKEV